Proteins encoded within one genomic window of Congzhengia minquanensis:
- a CDS encoding DAK2 domain-containing protein: MLFTADSETLCRAFLSGANKLCNNKLILNDLNVFPVPDGDTGSNMSMTVTAACKDLLKNNYNTVGKVMNGIASASLRGARGNSGVILSQLFRGMARRLSDLSTADARDIAECLKEGVSAAYKAVMKPMEGTVLSVSRDAADAALKALETSGDIVVVLSAAVSASQESLARTPELLPQLKQAGVVDSGGQGLVYLLEGALSYLETGEVVELSGSEVSVNTTLDKKLIDANIKFIYCTEFLINKSAQSAPVGLFRDRISKKGDCMVVIDDDDIVKVHIHTNNPGYVMQEAVKIGELVNIKIDNMKYQHNERINAETQPQEPEKEIGFAAVAAGSGLENIFSDMGVDKVIEGGQTMNPSTDDILSAVNSVNAKTVVVLPNNKNIIMAAKQVIDLTEKNVVVLETRSVPEGIAAKLAFDPAVDLENNITAMNSAISNIKTGMVTYSVRNFTFQDTEYPENKIIGLAGGEIKAVGDDSFSVLQELLGQVVNDDSDIISVYYGGNVTADKKEQIEDVLEEKYEDCDVLVYEGGQPLYDYIFSVE; this comes from the coding sequence TTGTTATTTACAGCTGATTCCGAAACTTTGTGCCGTGCCTTTTTGTCCGGTGCGAACAAGCTTTGTAATAATAAACTAATTTTAAACGATTTGAATGTGTTTCCCGTGCCCGACGGCGACACGGGTTCGAACATGTCTATGACCGTAACCGCCGCTTGCAAGGATTTGCTTAAGAACAACTACAACACAGTTGGAAAAGTGATGAACGGCATTGCTTCCGCGTCCCTCCGGGGCGCCCGCGGCAACTCCGGCGTTATTTTGTCCCAGCTGTTCCGCGGCATGGCAAGACGGCTCTCAGATCTCAGCACTGCTGACGCAAGAGACATTGCGGAGTGCTTAAAAGAGGGTGTGTCTGCGGCTTATAAAGCCGTAATGAAGCCCATGGAAGGCACCGTGCTTTCTGTTTCGAGAGACGCGGCAGACGCAGCCTTAAAAGCGCTGGAAACCAGCGGCGACATTGTAGTGGTTTTAAGCGCGGCAGTTTCTGCCTCACAGGAAAGCTTGGCCCGCACGCCGGAGCTTTTGCCCCAGCTAAAGCAGGCCGGTGTGGTAGATTCCGGCGGTCAGGGCTTAGTCTACCTTTTAGAAGGCGCTCTTTCTTACCTGGAAACAGGCGAGGTAGTTGAACTTTCTGGCTCAGAGGTCAGCGTTAACACCACGTTAGATAAAAAGTTAATAGACGCAAACATTAAATTTATTTACTGCACAGAATTTTTAATCAATAAATCGGCGCAGTCCGCCCCGGTGGGACTGTTCCGTGACAGAATTTCGAAAAAAGGTGACTGCATGGTGGTCATTGACGATGACGACATCGTGAAAGTCCACATTCACACAAACAATCCGGGATATGTGATGCAGGAGGCCGTGAAAATCGGTGAACTGGTAAACATTAAAATTGACAATATGAAATATCAGCACAACGAACGGATTAACGCAGAAACCCAGCCCCAGGAGCCGGAAAAAGAAATCGGGTTTGCCGCTGTTGCGGCGGGCAGCGGTTTAGAAAATATTTTTTCTGACATGGGTGTCGACAAGGTGATTGAAGGCGGCCAAACCATGAACCCCAGCACCGACGATATTTTGTCTGCGGTGAACAGCGTAAATGCCAAAACCGTGGTGGTGCTGCCCAACAACAAAAACATCATCATGGCGGCAAAACAGGTGATAGATTTAACGGAGAAAAATGTTGTGGTTTTGGAAACCCGTTCTGTTCCAGAGGGCATTGCGGCTAAGCTGGCTTTTGACCCCGCAGTTGATTTAGAAAATAATATAACGGCGATGAACAGCGCCATATCAAATATAAAAACCGGAATGGTAACTTATTCTGTGCGTAATTTTACGTTTCAGGACACAGAATATCCGGAAAACAAAATCATTGGCCTTGCCGGCGGCGAGATTAAAGCCGTAGGCGACGATTCGTTTTCTGTTTTGCAGGAGTTGCTCGGCCAGGTCGTAAACGACGACAGCGACATTATCAGTGTTTATTACGGCGGAAACGTAACGGCAGACAAAAAAGAGCAGATTGAAGATGTTTTGGAAGAAAAATATGAAGACTGCGACGTTTTAGTTTATGAAGGCGGCCAGCCTTTGTATGATTACATCTTCTCTGTTGAATAG
- a CDS encoding Asp23/Gls24 family envelope stress response protein: protein MAIKTENDNGAIVVSENVIARIAGVATSTCYGVVGMAYKSTSDSIAALLKWDSITKGIKVNTEDEKISIDLHVIVEYGVNIKVICESIIGNVKYAVETATGFKVGKVTVNVEGVRID, encoded by the coding sequence ATGGCGATAAAAACCGAAAACGATAACGGCGCAATAGTAGTTTCTGAAAATGTCATTGCACGAATTGCCGGCGTTGCAACCTCAACCTGCTACGGTGTGGTTGGCATGGCCTATAAAAGCACGTCGGACAGCATTGCCGCACTTTTAAAATGGGATTCGATCACAAAAGGCATAAAAGTGAACACGGAAGACGAAAAAATCAGTATCGACCTTCATGTAATCGTTGAATACGGTGTGAATATAAAGGTCATCTGCGAAAGCATTATTGGAAATGTGAAATACGCTGTTGAAACCGCAACGGGATTTAAAGTAGGCAAAGTAACCGTTAACGTTGAAGGCGTTAGAATTGATTAA
- a CDS encoding DUF378 domain-containing protein: MNTLDNISLILVIIGALNWGCIGLFGLDVVGFLFGGQMAVASRIIYSLVGLAGLWSITLLFKDKVPASSH, encoded by the coding sequence ATGAATACACTGGATAATATCAGTCTGATTTTAGTCATCATTGGCGCATTGAACTGGGGCTGCATCGGTCTTTTCGGTCTCGATGTGGTGGGCTTTTTGTTCGGCGGTCAAATGGCCGTTGCAAGCCGCATCATCTATTCCCTGGTAGGCCTGGCCGGTCTTTGGTCCATCACGCTTTTGTTCAAAGATAAGGTCCCGGCAAGTTCACACTGA
- a CDS encoding YlmC/YmxH family sporulation protein → MYRAGELRQKEVINVNDASRMGYVSDVEVSLNKGEIEAIIVPGKMKLFNFGKSDDLVITWDKIKMIGDDVILVDMPPRMFDRGKK, encoded by the coding sequence ATGTACCGTGCAGGCGAACTGCGGCAAAAAGAAGTGATAAACGTAAACGACGCATCAAGAATGGGTTATGTTTCAGACGTTGAAGTAAGTTTAAATAAAGGTGAAATCGAAGCGATTATTGTACCAGGAAAAATGAAACTGTTTAATTTTGGAAAAAGCGACGATTTGGTAATTACGTGGGACAAAATAAAAATGATTGGCGACGACGTTATTTTAGTGGATATGCCGCCGCGCATGTTTGACAGGGGAAAAAAATGA